The following coding sequences are from one Hymenobacter sp. DG25A window:
- a CDS encoding IPT/TIG domain-containing protein translates to MNKFLPLFLLLIIFFSDSCLAQVPAFQLDKRVGVPIDFPYDIGVDGQDNIYIMEFDHITKLNSEGQYLLTIPKTRPGSFGVDRAGNVYVSTSYTYADSISQYDSKGKLVAKYSADPDTTLYRELQVLAVDQQGVTYTFDSYYLLQKVANTGQVVYSRQIGEYGRGVVAGAIDEAGFFYAFCEDYSVLKLNKQGQVEDTINLQAVYKDDITHGLIDKNGTIYISTLRHNKIEKFNQQGQYIGDLGEKIITETKSAMALDSKGNFLITSPAHQVNSSSILKVNPEGELLARWGHLTAYSDVAQDEFGNFYIFDYLSLKLLKYSATGEKLLEIGAGKFARGVRAIKIDLLGNIYTLSGYAGFNSKYDYFIQKFDSEGNYLTSYTPPNIGGDDIYTDFAVDAMGNLYLADYYGGCVRKINPNGLLVASIGKWGKGKGEVWIPLAVAVDIRGNVYVADYEGQRIQKFTAGGKLVRAFGAETTSEDFSPSQGAVVGLAVDGLGNVYINGNRGENGLRVYGSNSETATTVVGSYTDRLTINAQGSHLVAIPTGSDLIYIYNSNATKVDTLNLITGRIYQDNNANCLRDNEELPLPGMIVMAGNYYGVSDANGRYRIAVDTGTYVVKQLQANQDIGRIITPTCIVNQAVKVTKQQQTAVGPDFGNQVTLSPYLSVNITSNRRRRCFRNVTTVSYSNRGYSVSEPAFVTVALPPQVAFISASLPYERNEAGQYVFAVGSLKPGQQDNIIIQDSVVCGDESIRGLTVCTKAWITPPNVTSTTGGVRPASLTVEGRAEGNKQARFVVRNVGQEATADSLGLRVFSNTKLALQHNISLPAGDSLVLRIPSTTAVVRVETDQPAKYSGPKIASATLELSELRTMGQPSPAMAAFPPDVNTAEVKEDCQAIVDSYDPNDKLVIPGGITDQYYTTRKAPLRYRIRFQNTGNDVAYQVRVVDSLSANLDISTLQLEGASHPYRFELHGKEQPVLTFNFDDIQLPDSSRNMAASQGFIQFSIWPKEGLVDKTLVENYADIYFDYNSAVRTNYTFNRIYDIPATLNTTLHFDDVVATPKIVGISPAQGAIGATITITGRQFANVMANNLISFNGVQATSLSLKADTIRVKVPTGATSGHIQLTTPDGHTQSLSEFIVFQKPTITAVSPNESVPGSTVTLSGTHFSAIAEQDTVLFNGVAATVLQATINSLKVKVPEGAQSGKITLQTWGGKAESAEAFKVWYPPTVISSSLYKAKANTVLTLTGTNFSETPARNIVSLGGIQTPVLQSSSSGLQLRVPGTALSGKIEVKTPGGQAAAATDFTFLPAPNILGFSPAEGIIGTEVTITGTNLGVDEQQDTLLLNGVSVKVMQATASTMVFKIPKGTHSGTLMVAGIGGRATSLKEFRVVDLPDEDAVTVSPNPSHGVVTVDWAKANFEVQAIQIYSALGSLVSSIEIPTTSPAHTTLSFTNYSPGLYLVIIQSDHGRLIKRLLVL, encoded by the coding sequence ATGAATAAATTTCTACCTCTGTTTTTACTTCTTATTATCTTTTTTTCGGATTCTTGCTTAGCGCAGGTGCCCGCCTTTCAGCTAGATAAAAGGGTAGGTGTGCCAATTGATTTTCCTTATGATATAGGTGTAGATGGGCAAGATAATATCTATATAATGGAATTTGATCATATTACTAAACTCAATTCCGAAGGACAGTATTTACTTACCATACCTAAAACGCGACCGGGCTCTTTTGGGGTAGACCGGGCTGGTAATGTGTACGTGTCCACTAGTTATACTTATGCTGATAGTATTAGCCAGTATGATTCTAAAGGAAAGTTGGTAGCTAAGTACAGTGCAGATCCAGATACAACACTATATAGGGAACTTCAAGTATTAGCAGTTGATCAACAAGGTGTAACCTACACTTTTGATAGTTATTATTTACTGCAGAAAGTAGCCAACACGGGACAAGTTGTATATTCCCGCCAGATAGGGGAATATGGTAGAGGAGTTGTAGCGGGCGCAATAGATGAAGCTGGATTTTTCTACGCTTTTTGCGAAGATTACTCTGTATTAAAGCTGAATAAGCAAGGCCAAGTAGAGGATACAATTAATCTTCAGGCTGTTTATAAAGATGATATAACTCATGGTTTGATAGATAAGAATGGTACGATCTATATATCAACACTTCGCCATAATAAAATTGAAAAATTCAATCAACAGGGCCAGTACATTGGTGATTTAGGAGAGAAAATAATAACGGAAACAAAGAGTGCAATGGCATTGGACTCTAAGGGTAATTTTTTGATTACCAGTCCTGCACATCAAGTAAATAGTTCTTCTATTTTAAAAGTTAACCCTGAGGGAGAGTTATTAGCACGCTGGGGACACTTAACAGCTTATTCCGATGTCGCACAGGATGAATTTGGCAACTTTTATATTTTCGATTATCTGAGTCTTAAACTTCTGAAATATTCTGCTACGGGCGAAAAACTGTTAGAAATTGGTGCAGGTAAATTTGCAAGAGGGGTTAGAGCAATCAAAATAGATCTTTTGGGAAATATCTACACCTTATCGGGCTATGCCGGATTTAATAGTAAATATGATTATTTTATTCAGAAATTTGATTCGGAGGGCAATTACCTTACATCTTATACTCCGCCTAACATAGGTGGTGATGACATCTATACCGACTTTGCGGTAGATGCTATGGGTAATCTTTATCTGGCTGATTACTATGGGGGCTGTGTGCGGAAAATCAATCCAAATGGTTTGCTTGTAGCCTCAATTGGAAAATGGGGAAAAGGAAAGGGTGAAGTTTGGATTCCACTTGCTGTAGCAGTAGACATCCGGGGTAATGTGTATGTAGCCGATTATGAAGGCCAGCGTATACAAAAATTCACGGCTGGCGGTAAACTGGTACGCGCCTTTGGGGCGGAAACTACTTCAGAGGATTTTTCACCATCTCAAGGTGCCGTAGTAGGGCTAGCGGTTGATGGTTTGGGTAATGTGTACATCAATGGAAATAGAGGAGAAAATGGCCTACGAGTGTACGGTTCTAACAGTGAGACGGCAACTACTGTTGTCGGTAGTTATACAGATAGATTGACTATTAATGCGCAGGGCTCACATTTAGTAGCTATTCCTACGGGTTCTGATTTAATCTATATATATAACTCTAATGCAACAAAAGTTGACACACTAAACCTGATTACTGGTCGGATATATCAGGATAATAACGCCAATTGCTTGCGGGATAATGAAGAATTGCCGCTGCCTGGGATGATAGTAATGGCTGGCAACTATTATGGAGTTTCGGATGCAAATGGTCGCTATAGAATTGCGGTTGATACAGGAACATATGTAGTAAAGCAGTTACAGGCAAATCAAGACATTGGTAGAATTATAACGCCAACCTGTATTGTAAATCAAGCGGTTAAAGTTACCAAGCAGCAACAAACTGCGGTTGGGCCTGATTTCGGCAATCAAGTGACCTTGTCGCCCTATTTGTCGGTAAATATTACTTCTAACCGTCGTCGGCGCTGTTTCCGCAATGTCACTACTGTTTCTTATTCCAATAGAGGATATAGTGTCTCGGAGCCTGCCTTTGTTACGGTAGCATTGCCGCCGCAGGTAGCATTTATTTCAGCTAGCTTGCCCTATGAGCGAAATGAAGCTGGCCAATACGTTTTTGCAGTTGGCAGTCTGAAGCCCGGCCAGCAGGACAACATTATTATTCAGGACTCCGTGGTGTGCGGTGATGAGAGTATACGTGGACTTACCGTGTGTACAAAAGCGTGGATAACTCCACCCAATGTTACTTCCACTACTGGTGGTGTACGTCCGGCTTCTCTTACAGTTGAAGGCCGGGCAGAAGGGAATAAGCAGGCGCGCTTCGTAGTTCGTAATGTAGGTCAAGAAGCCACCGCTGATAGCTTAGGACTGCGTGTGTTTTCTAATACCAAACTAGCTCTGCAGCACAATATTTCCTTGCCTGCTGGCGACAGTTTAGTATTGCGTATTCCTAGTACCACTGCCGTTGTACGGGTAGAAACTGACCAGCCTGCCAAATATTCAGGGCCCAAAATAGCCAGTGCCACATTGGAGCTATCGGAGCTTCGTACCATGGGACAACCCAGCCCCGCTATGGCGGCATTTCCACCCGACGTAAATACGGCGGAAGTAAAGGAAGATTGTCAGGCTATTGTAGACTCCTACGATCCGAATGATAAGCTGGTCATTCCAGGCGGTATTACAGATCAGTATTATACCACTCGCAAAGCACCACTCCGGTATAGAATTCGCTTCCAGAACACGGGTAATGACGTGGCCTATCAGGTGCGCGTTGTGGATTCCTTATCAGCTAATCTTGATATCAGCACGCTACAGCTAGAAGGGGCCTCGCATCCGTACCGGTTTGAGTTGCATGGCAAAGAACAGCCTGTTCTGACTTTCAATTTCGACGATATTCAGCTGCCGGATAGCTCGCGAAATATGGCTGCTAGTCAGGGGTTTATTCAATTTTCGATATGGCCTAAAGAAGGCTTGGTAGATAAAACGTTGGTCGAAAACTACGCCGATATTTATTTCGATTACAACTCAGCTGTTCGCACTAACTATACCTTCAACCGGATTTACGATATACCTGCTACGCTTAATACGACCCTACATTTTGACGATGTGGTGGCTACACCAAAAATTGTAGGTATTAGTCCTGCTCAGGGAGCCATTGGAGCAACTATTACCATAACGGGGCGCCAGTTTGCTAATGTAATGGCTAATAATCTTATCAGTTTCAATGGGGTGCAAGCTACCTCATTGTCTTTAAAGGCCGATACAATACGAGTTAAGGTGCCAACGGGTGCCACTTCCGGTCATATTCAACTTACTACGCCCGACGGACACACCCAGAGTCTGTCTGAGTTCATTGTGTTTCAGAAACCTACCATAACTGCGGTTTCGCCTAATGAATCAGTACCGGGCAGCACTGTGACTTTATCCGGTACACACTTTTCTGCCATAGCCGAACAGGATACGGTCTTATTCAATGGCGTAGCTGCCACTGTTCTGCAGGCCACAATTAATTCGTTGAAAGTGAAAGTGCCAGAGGGGGCACAATCGGGCAAAATAACCCTTCAAACCTGGGGTGGAAAAGCGGAAAGTGCCGAAGCTTTCAAAGTGTGGTATCCGCCTACGGTTATTTCCAGTAGCCTTTATAAAGCGAAAGCCAATACAGTACTCACCTTAACCGGGACAAATTTCTCTGAGACGCCAGCCCGTAACATTGTTTCACTGGGTGGTATCCAAACACCTGTTCTGCAGTCTTCTTCCTCTGGCTTACAACTGCGCGTGCCTGGTACGGCGCTGTCTGGTAAAATAGAGGTGAAAACACCAGGTGGACAAGCGGCAGCAGCTACTGATTTCACGTTTCTGCCTGCTCCTAACATCCTTGGTTTCTCTCCCGCTGAAGGAATTATTGGAACCGAAGTAACAATTACGGGCACAAACCTTGGGGTAGATGAACAACAGGATACCTTACTGTTGAATGGCGTTAGTGTAAAGGTGATGCAGGCTACCGCATCAACTATGGTTTTCAAGATTCCGAAAGGAACTCACTCTGGCACTTTGATGGTAGCCGGTATTGGTGGACGTGCCACTTCATTAAAGGAATTTCGAGTAGTTGATTTGCCTGATGAAGATGCGGTTACGGTGTCTCCTAATCCTTCACATGGGGTGGTAACCGTAGACTGGGCCAAAGCTAATTTTGAAGTACAAGCAATTCAGATTTATTCAGCCTTGGGCAGTTTAGTTTCCTCCATAGAAATTCCGACTACCAGTCCGGCTCACACTACTCTCTCTTTCACTAACTATAGCCCAGGTTTGTACTTGGTCATTATTCAATCGGATCATGGGCGTTTGATTAAACGCCTGCTAGTGCTTTAA